The following proteins come from a genomic window of Paucimonas lemoignei:
- the dctB_2 gene encoding sensor histidine kinase: protein MPSTSRTLRITLYALLILAGAGVSAGLAVRQARLHAVEDDAARAGAQLSLYANTLHTLIERYRALPAVLALDPELRAALNGPINAQTQDALNRKLERINGAAQSSTLELLDRNGLAIGASNWRLPSSYVGHNYGFRPYFLQTIATGVGRFYAVGVTSGIPGYFLSNAVTNDAGEFLGAMVVKLEFPDLEHEWAQGEDLLLVSDAKGIVFIANQPGWRYRELRPLSMQDRAELQTTRQYDKQPLTPLPRQQLREFNPNSHLTRVEGPDGTAEFLWQSLPLPGENWTLHLLRKPQVASEDTRNAALAAAGVWLTLVFLGLFLYQRWRLARMRERSRDELERLVQERTRDLRTAQEGLVQSTKLAALGQMSAALAHEINQPLTAQRMQLATLRLLLDHGRIDDAYKALGLLDQQLSRMAALTGHLKTFARKSPGGLRERLDLAAVIDQALLLLDSRLRDEQIDCTLNLSRPAWVRGDAIRLEQVMINLLRNALDAMRDKAVKRLEIRIDAQDKRWRVSVGDSGGGISAENLGNIFDPFFTTKPVGDGLGLGLAVSFAIVHELGGKLSAENQGGGALFSFSLPNDYLEPDPTC from the coding sequence ATGCCCTCCACTTCCCGCACGCTGCGTATCACCCTTTATGCCCTGCTGATTCTCGCTGGCGCAGGCGTTTCGGCCGGGTTGGCGGTGCGGCAAGCGCGGCTGCATGCCGTTGAAGATGATGCCGCAAGGGCTGGCGCGCAGTTATCGCTCTACGCCAACACGCTGCACACCCTGATCGAACGTTATCGCGCCCTGCCTGCTGTGCTCGCACTGGACCCGGAGCTGCGCGCCGCCTTGAATGGGCCAATTAATGCTCAGACCCAAGACGCGCTGAACCGCAAACTGGAGCGCATCAACGGCGCCGCCCAATCTTCAACCCTGGAATTACTGGACCGCAACGGGCTGGCCATCGGCGCCAGCAACTGGCGTCTGCCCAGCAGCTACGTGGGTCATAACTACGGTTTTCGGCCTTACTTCCTGCAGACCATCGCCACCGGTGTTGGGCGTTTCTATGCCGTGGGCGTGACCAGCGGCATCCCGGGTTACTTTCTGTCCAACGCGGTCACCAATGACGCGGGCGAGTTTCTCGGCGCCATGGTGGTCAAGCTGGAATTCCCGGACCTGGAACACGAATGGGCACAGGGTGAAGACCTGTTACTGGTCAGCGACGCCAAAGGCATTGTGTTTATCGCCAATCAGCCAGGCTGGCGTTATCGAGAATTGCGACCGCTCTCGATGCAGGATCGCGCCGAACTGCAGACCACCCGGCAATATGACAAGCAGCCCTTGACCCCGCTGCCCCGTCAGCAATTGCGCGAGTTCAACCCGAACAGCCACCTGACGCGGGTTGAGGGCCCGGACGGCACCGCCGAATTTTTATGGCAATCGCTGCCATTGCCCGGTGAAAACTGGACCCTGCACCTGCTGCGCAAACCGCAGGTCGCCAGTGAAGACACCCGCAACGCGGCCCTCGCCGCTGCGGGCGTCTGGCTGACGCTGGTGTTTCTCGGGCTGTTCCTTTATCAGCGCTGGCGCCTGGCTAGAATGCGCGAACGCAGCCGCGACGAGCTGGAGCGCCTGGTGCAGGAGCGCACCCGTGACCTGCGCACCGCTCAGGAAGGCCTGGTGCAATCGACCAAGCTCGCAGCGCTGGGGCAGATGTCGGCGGCACTGGCGCATGAAATCAACCAGCCGCTCACCGCGCAGCGCATGCAACTGGCCACCTTGCGCTTGCTGCTTGATCACGGGCGCATCGATGATGCCTATAAGGCTTTGGGCCTTTTGGACCAACAGCTGAGCCGCATGGCCGCCTTGACCGGGCACTTGAAAACCTTCGCCCGCAAAAGCCCCGGCGGCCTGCGCGAGCGGCTGGATCTGGCCGCCGTGATCGATCAGGCACTGCTGTTACTCGATTCCCGGCTGCGCGATGAACAGATTGATTGCACGCTGAACCTCAGTCGCCCGGCCTGGGTGCGCGGTGACGCCATCCGACTTGAACAGGTGATGATCAACCTGCTGCGCAACGCCCTGGATGCAATGCGCGACAAAGCCGTCAAACGTCTGGAAATCCGCATTGATGCTCAGGACAAACGCTGGCGGGTCAGCGTCGGCGACAGCGGCGGTGGTATATCCGCCGAGAATCTGGGCAATATCTTCGACCCGTTTTTCACCACCAAACCGGTGGGCGACGGCCTGGGATTGGGGCTTGCGGTGTCATTTGCCATCGTCCATGAGCTGGGCGGCAAACTGAGTGCTGAAAATCAGGGAGGTGGCGCGCTGTTCTCTTTCAGCCTGCCCAATGACTATCTGGAGCCAGACCCAACATGTTGA
- a CDS encoding Protein of uncharacterised function (DUF2025), with amino-acid sequence MAEHCHCANPRCMHCGLALAQGLLMKTTSSAICEAADQLAGFVGYHHKAHRHIVRFSEDAFGMDVKDETIIPTCEFVWSPGTHPLMTLSRQRLQLLLEQNIDDRLCISEPLRVYMRRLDLPEIVVERRQIRSL; translated from the coding sequence ATGGCTGAACATTGTCACTGCGCCAACCCGCGATGCATGCATTGCGGGTTGGCGCTCGCCCAGGGACTGTTGATGAAAACCACATCAAGCGCTATCTGCGAAGCCGCCGATCAACTCGCCGGTTTTGTGGGCTACCACCACAAGGCACATCGTCACATCGTACGTTTCAGCGAAGATGCATTCGGCATGGACGTCAAGGACGAGACCATCATCCCGACCTGCGAATTCGTCTGGTCGCCCGGCACTCACCCACTCATGACCCTCAGTCGTCAGCGCCTGCAATTGCTGCTGGAGCAAAACATCGACGACCGCCTGTGCATCAGCGAACCGCTGCGGGTTTACATGCGTCGGCTGGATCTACCCGAAATTGTTGTGGAGCGGCGGCAAATACGGTCCCTGTAG
- a CDS encoding membrane protein has translation MALLNQDEQRQVAEAIAQVERRTDAELVTVLAAQADDYTYVPLIWAGIIGLLLPGLINFYPQWLDANQLLLVQMATFIVVALICRFSRWSMYLVPAKVRHWRAGNLARRQFLEQNLHHTAGGTGVLIFVCEAEHYVEILVDHGISSRLDNETWQTMIDDFTRQVHQGQTLQGFLGCVQACGEVLAEHVPVTQARNELPNRLVVLG, from the coding sequence ATGGCTTTACTGAATCAAGATGAACAGCGTCAGGTCGCCGAGGCAATTGCCCAGGTTGAACGCCGTACTGACGCCGAGCTGGTCACCGTGCTCGCGGCTCAGGCCGATGATTACACCTATGTGCCGCTGATCTGGGCCGGGATTATCGGTCTGTTGTTACCGGGTTTGATCAACTTTTACCCTCAGTGGCTGGACGCCAATCAGCTGCTGCTGGTGCAGATGGCGACGTTTATTGTGGTGGCGCTGATCTGCCGTTTCAGCCGCTGGTCGATGTACCTGGTGCCCGCAAAGGTTCGACACTGGCGTGCAGGCAATCTGGCCCGTCGGCAGTTTCTCGAACAAAACCTGCACCACACCGCAGGTGGCACGGGGGTGTTGATCTTTGTCTGCGAGGCAGAGCACTACGTGGAAATCCTGGTGGACCACGGGATTTCAAGCCGGTTGGATAACGAAACCTGGCAAACCATGATCGATGACTTCACCCGTCAGGTTCATCAGGGGCAGACGCTGCAAGGGTTTCTCGGCTGTGTCCAGGCCTGCGGCGAAGTGTTGGCCGAGCACGTGCCGGTGACGCAGGCGCGCAATGAGTTGCCGAACAGATTGGTGGTATTGGGCTGA
- a CDS encoding methyltransferase — protein MSATATATPTQPAPDHRAQFLSLLENSLSQNLFIKLVLAKYVGAEVELQRVIIKALTVKDQPCLSFVYRYKTRDITKNFPLAEAVQVIAGLLPESFKNAHLLSLTDEVQLEFSKKGKSTLFKSKAQQEREAPSAGHDREKKRYLELTRPFLTDLGVTNKQHELIPSMSRKWKQINKFIEVFSHALTSSPLQLDQPIKVADFGSGKGYLTFAIHDYLRNTLQAQGQVTGVELREDMVTLCNNAAARLEHPGLVFECGDVRSVAPSALDVMIALHACDIATDYAIHMGIRSGASIIMCSPCCHKQIRLQIQSPTLLRPMLQYGLHMGQQAEMVTDSLRALLLEACGYETKVFEFISLEHTNKNKMILAVKRAEPLKSADILAKIQELKVFYGIQEQCLETLLLADGFIG, from the coding sequence ATGTCAGCCACAGCCACAGCCACTCCCACCCAGCCAGCGCCGGATCACCGTGCGCAGTTCCTGAGCCTGCTGGAAAACAGCCTTTCCCAGAACTTGTTCATCAAACTGGTGCTGGCCAAGTACGTGGGGGCCGAGGTCGAGCTGCAGCGGGTGATCATCAAGGCGCTGACGGTCAAGGATCAGCCTTGCCTGTCTTTTGTCTATCGCTACAAGACTCGGGACATCACCAAGAACTTCCCGCTGGCCGAGGCGGTTCAGGTGATTGCCGGGCTGCTGCCTGAGTCGTTCAAGAACGCGCACCTGCTGTCGCTCACCGATGAAGTGCAATTGGAATTCAGCAAGAAGGGCAAAAGCACCCTGTTCAAGAGCAAGGCCCAGCAGGAGCGCGAGGCGCCGTCGGCCGGACATGATCGCGAAAAGAAACGCTACCTCGAGCTGACCCGACCGTTCCTGACGGACCTGGGGGTAACCAACAAGCAGCACGAGCTGATCCCTTCCATGTCGCGCAAGTGGAAGCAGATCAACAAATTCATCGAGGTGTTCTCCCACGCCTTGACGTCCTCGCCGCTCCAGCTCGATCAGCCGATCAAGGTCGCGGATTTCGGCTCCGGCAAGGGCTACCTGACGTTCGCCATCCACGATTACCTGCGTAACACCCTGCAAGCGCAAGGGCAGGTCACAGGTGTTGAACTGCGCGAAGACATGGTCACGCTGTGCAACAACGCGGCGGCGCGGCTTGAACATCCGGGCCTGGTGTTCGAGTGCGGCGACGTGCGCAGTGTGGCGCCCAGTGCGCTGGACGTGATGATCGCCCTGCATGCCTGCGACATCGCCACCGACTACGCCATTCACATGGGCATCCGTTCCGGGGCGTCGATCATCATGTGTTCGCCGTGCTGCCACAAGCAGATCCGCCTGCAAATCCAGAGCCCTACCTTGCTGCGGCCGATGCTGCAATATGGTCTGCACATGGGTCAGCAGGCGGAAATGGTCACCGACAGTCTGCGTGCGCTGTTGCTGGAAGCCTGCGGTTACGAAACCAAAGTCTTCGAGTTCATCTCGTTGGAGCACACCAACAAGAACAAAATGATCCTCGCCGTCAAACGCGCCGAGCCGCTCAAGTCCGCTGACATCCTGGCGAAAATCCAGGAATTGAAAGTGTTTTACGGCATTCAGGAGCAGTGCCTGGAAACCTTGCTGCTGGCGGACGGGTTTATTGGTTAA
- a CDS encoding membrane protein gives MPGLLRVQRWLLPIVLFWACALSAQAALQFPALTGRVVDNAQMLDGQTRTQISQMLEAHEQATGEQVVVVTLPDLQGTSIEDFGYQLGRSWGIGEKGKDSGALLIVARDERKVRIEVGYGLEERLTDAQSSVIINQVITPAFRNGDFVGGISKGAQAMVQVLGGNPLAEPAQSADEDDFFVEHGFLLLGLIVLAIVVLKMSGFGGSGRGGGGGFIGGGGLGGFGGGLGGGSGGGGGGFSGGGGSFGGGGSSGNW, from the coding sequence ATGCCAGGCCTGCTCAGGGTTCAGCGCTGGCTGTTGCCCATCGTGCTGTTCTGGGCCTGTGCCTTGTCGGCCCAGGCAGCGCTGCAATTCCCCGCGCTGACCGGCCGCGTGGTCGACAACGCGCAGATGCTCGATGGGCAGACGCGCACGCAGATCAGCCAAATGCTTGAGGCCCATGAACAAGCCACGGGCGAGCAGGTGGTTGTGGTCACGCTGCCCGACCTGCAAGGGACGAGCATCGAAGACTTCGGTTATCAGCTCGGGCGCAGCTGGGGCATCGGCGAAAAGGGCAAGGACAGCGGGGCGCTGCTGATCGTCGCCCGTGACGAGCGCAAGGTGCGCATCGAAGTGGGCTACGGTCTGGAAGAGCGGCTGACCGACGCCCAGTCTTCGGTGATCATCAATCAGGTGATTACCCCGGCGTTCCGCAATGGCGACTTTGTGGGCGGCATCAGCAAAGGTGCTCAGGCCATGGTTCAGGTGCTGGGCGGCAACCCCCTGGCAGAACCTGCCCAATCGGCTGATGAAGACGACTTCTTCGTGGAGCACGGCTTCCTGCTGCTGGGCCTGATTGTGCTGGCCATCGTCGTGTTGAAAATGAGCGGCTTCGGCGGTTCCGGACGCGGCGGTGGCGGCGGTTTCATTGGCGGCGGCGGGCTGGGCGGCTTTGGCGGCGGCCTGGGCGGTGGTTCCGGCGGCGGTGGTGGTGGTTTCAGCGGGGGCGGCGGCAGTTTTGGTGGCGGCGGCTCGTCGGGTAACTGGTAG
- a CDS encoding LemA family protein, translating to MMQIQHCEPTRSHRYTWATGLLMVLSTFLAGCGINNIPTYDEQVKSAWAQVQNQYQRRADLIPNLVETVKGYAKQEQDTLTAVIEARAKATSIQVDASTLNDPAKLKQFQDAQGQLTGALSRLMVVSERYPDLKSNQNFLALQSQLEGTENRIAVARRDFITSVERYNTEIRTFPGRLWHSVMYSDLPIRPNFEATTPGSEKAPEVKF from the coding sequence ATGATGCAAATACAGCACTGCGAGCCAACGCGAAGCCATCGGTACACGTGGGCCACGGGCCTATTGATGGTGCTCAGTACTTTTCTGGCCGGATGCGGCATCAACAACATCCCCACCTACGATGAACAGGTGAAGTCTGCCTGGGCGCAGGTGCAGAACCAGTATCAGCGTCGTGCAGACCTGATCCCCAACCTGGTGGAAACCGTGAAGGGCTATGCCAAACAGGAGCAGGACACCTTGACCGCCGTGATCGAAGCCCGAGCCAAGGCGACGTCGATCCAGGTCGATGCCAGCACCCTGAACGATCCCGCCAAGCTGAAGCAATTTCAGGATGCCCAGGGCCAGTTGACCGGCGCATTGAGCCGCCTGATGGTGGTCTCCGAGCGCTATCCTGATCTGAAATCCAACCAGAACTTCCTCGCCCTGCAATCGCAGCTTGAAGGCACTGAAAACCGCATCGCCGTGGCCCGTCGGGATTTCATTACCTCGGTCGAGCGCTATAACACAGAGATCCGTACCTTTCCGGGTCGTCTGTGGCACAGCGTGATGTACAGCGATCTGCCGATTCGGCCGAACTTCGAGGCGACAACGCCGGGTTCTGAAAAAGCCCCGGAAGTTAAATTCTGA
- the dctD_2 gene encoding helix-turn-helix, Fis-type encodes MLNSVIVVDDEAPIREAVEQWLTLSGFNVQVHSRAEECLAQLPEHFAGVVMSDVRMPGMSGLELLASIQARDADLPVILLTGHGDVPMAVDAMRDGAYDFLEKPFSPETLLRTLTRALEKRELVLENRRLHERADARSQLDATLLGVSPSLQTLRSQVLDLSQLPVNVVIRGETGSGKELVARCLHDFGPRAAKPFVALNCAAIPEQLFEAELFGHESGAFTGAQGKRIGKLEYADGGTLFLDEIESMPLAQQVKLLRVLQDKKLERLGSNKAIDVDLRIIAATKPDLLEEARAGRFREDLAYRLTVAELRLPPLRERREDIPLLFAHFARAAAERLGRNAPTLSGAKLGELLSHDWPGNVRELANAAERQILGLSSSPDTSPDTGQSLAAQQEAFEAQCLRAALARHKGDIKAVLNELQLPRRTLNEKMQRHGLLREMFVE; translated from the coding sequence ATGTTGAATTCGGTCATTGTGGTCGATGACGAAGCCCCCATCCGTGAAGCGGTGGAACAATGGCTGACGTTGTCGGGCTTTAACGTCCAGGTACACAGCCGGGCCGAGGAGTGTTTAGCGCAACTGCCCGAGCACTTTGCCGGTGTGGTCATGAGCGATGTGCGCATGCCAGGCATGAGCGGGCTGGAGCTGCTGGCCAGCATTCAGGCACGGGATGCTGACTTGCCGGTGATTCTGTTGACCGGTCATGGCGACGTGCCCATGGCGGTGGATGCCATGCGTGATGGCGCTTACGACTTTCTGGAAAAGCCCTTCAGCCCGGAAACCCTGCTGCGCACCCTGACCCGCGCGCTGGAAAAACGCGAACTGGTCCTGGAAAACCGCCGCCTGCATGAACGGGCCGATGCTCGATCACAGCTCGACGCCACCTTGCTCGGCGTGTCCCCCAGCTTGCAGACCTTGCGCAGCCAAGTGCTGGACCTGTCGCAACTGCCGGTCAACGTGGTGATTCGGGGTGAGACCGGCAGCGGCAAGGAACTGGTTGCCCGCTGCCTGCATGATTTCGGCCCTCGCGCCGCCAAACCCTTTGTAGCCCTTAACTGCGCGGCGATCCCGGAGCAGCTGTTCGAAGCCGAATTGTTCGGCCACGAAAGCGGTGCGTTTACCGGAGCCCAAGGCAAGCGCATCGGCAAGCTGGAATACGCCGACGGCGGCACGCTGTTCCTGGATGAAATCGAAAGCATGCCGCTGGCCCAGCAGGTCAAGCTGTTGCGGGTGCTGCAGGACAAGAAGCTGGAGCGGCTGGGCTCCAACAAGGCCATTGACGTGGATTTACGCATCATCGCCGCCACCAAGCCTGACTTGCTGGAAGAAGCGCGAGCCGGCCGATTTCGCGAAGACCTGGCCTACCGCCTGACCGTCGCCGAGTTGCGCCTGCCGCCGCTGCGCGAGCGTCGCGAGGATATTCCCCTGCTGTTTGCCCACTTCGCCAGGGCGGCGGCCGAACGACTGGGGCGTAACGCGCCGACACTGAGCGGGGCAAAGCTGGGCGAGCTGCTAAGCCATGACTGGCCGGGCAATGTCCGCGAACTGGCCAATGCTGCTGAGCGGCAGATCCTGGGTCTGTCTTCTTCACCAGACACCTCACCCGACACCGGCCAATCCCTCGCGGCCCAGCAGGAAGCCTTCGAAGCCCAATGCCTGCGCGCCGCCCTCGCCCGCCACAAAGGTGATATCAAGGCGGTACTCAACGAGCTGCAACTGCCACGCCGCACCCTCAATGAAAAAATGCAGCGTCATGGGTTGTTGAGGGAGATGTTTGTGGAGTGA
- the bglX gene encoding beta-glucosidase, protein MNKLCFLGLMVGLASQSVFAANNVSAAATNSQATLQAKNAFIGNLMKQMTLDEKIGQLRLISISQEMPQPLILKEIAAGRIGGTFNSITRSENRPLQEAAVAKSRLKIPMFFAYDVIHGHRTIFPISLGLAASWDMAAITETGRISAIEASADGLDMTFAPMVDISRDPRWGRSSEGFGEDTYLVSRISEEMVKSFQGQKVASADSIMAAVKHFALYGAVEGGRDYNTVDMSPTRMYQDYLPPYRAGIDAGAGGVMIALNSINGVPATSNNWLLQDLLRKDWGFKGVTISDHGAIKELIEHGVAKDYREAAKLAIKAGVDLSMNDKAYGEHLPELVKSGEVSVKEVDNAVREVLGAKYDMGLFANPYLRIGDAAQDPADTYSDDRLHRAQARDVARKTLVLLKNDNQTLPLKKQGTIAVIGSLAKSQLDMLGSWSAAGRPHQSVTVYDGLANAVGDKAKLVYARGANVSDNAHILEYLNFIEKEVEVDPRPAQEMIDEAVKTAEQADVIVAVVGESRGMSHEAASRSSLNIPGKQQDLIKALKATGKPLVLVLMNGRPLVLVDEVQQADAMLETWFPGTEGGNAVADVLFGDYNPSGKLAMSFPRSIGQLPIYYAHLNTGRPYSPKKEGNYTSHYFEETNGPLFPFGFGLSYTDFDVSDITLSARDLPRKGKLTASVTVKNTGKVAGATVVQLYLHDVAASISRPVKELKGFEKVMLQAGEEKVVTFTLSEDDLKFYNPQLKYAAEAGEFKLMIGLDSEAVKETSFNLL, encoded by the coding sequence ATGAATAAGCTGTGTTTCCTCGGCCTTATGGTCGGTCTGGCAAGCCAATCGGTGTTTGCGGCAAACAATGTGAGCGCTGCGGCGACTAACAGCCAGGCGACGTTGCAAGCCAAAAACGCTTTCATCGGCAACTTGATGAAGCAAATGACCCTGGACGAAAAGATCGGTCAACTGCGGTTGATCAGTATCAGCCAGGAAATGCCACAGCCACTGATCCTCAAGGAAATTGCTGCCGGTCGTATTGGCGGCACCTTCAACTCCATTACTCGCTCGGAAAACCGTCCGCTGCAAGAAGCCGCTGTCGCCAAGAGCCGTTTGAAAATTCCGATGTTCTTTGCCTACGACGTGATCCACGGCCATCGGACGATTTTCCCGATCAGCCTGGGCCTGGCCGCCAGCTGGGACATGGCAGCCATTACCGAAACAGGCCGCATCTCGGCGATTGAAGCCAGCGCTGACGGTCTGGACATGACCTTCGCGCCCATGGTGGATATTTCCCGTGATCCACGCTGGGGCCGCAGCTCCGAAGGCTTTGGCGAAGACACCTACCTGGTTTCACGCATCTCCGAGGAGATGGTGAAATCGTTCCAGGGCCAGAAGGTCGCCTCGGCCGACAGCATCATGGCAGCGGTCAAACACTTTGCCCTGTATGGCGCCGTCGAAGGTGGTCGTGACTACAACACCGTAGACATGAGCCCAACGCGCATGTACCAGGATTACCTCCCGCCGTACCGCGCAGGCATTGATGCAGGTGCTGGCGGCGTGATGATCGCCCTTAACTCCATCAATGGTGTGCCCGCGACCTCCAACAACTGGCTGCTGCAAGACCTGCTGCGTAAGGACTGGGGTTTCAAGGGTGTGACCATCAGCGACCACGGGGCGATCAAGGAGCTGATCGAGCACGGCGTCGCCAAGGATTACCGCGAAGCCGCAAAACTGGCGATCAAGGCCGGCGTCGACCTGAGCATGAACGACAAGGCTTACGGCGAGCACCTGCCGGAGCTGGTCAAGAGCGGCGAAGTGTCTGTCAAGGAAGTCGACAACGCCGTGCGTGAAGTGCTGGGCGCCAAATACGACATGGGCCTGTTCGCCAACCCATACCTGCGTATCGGCGATGCCGCCCAGGACCCGGCCGACACCTACTCCGATGATCGCCTGCACCGCGCGCAAGCCCGCGATGTCGCGCGTAAAACTCTGGTTCTGCTGAAAAACGACAACCAGACCCTGCCGCTGAAAAAGCAGGGCACCATTGCAGTCATCGGCAGCCTGGCAAAAAGTCAGCTGGACATGCTTGGCAGCTGGTCTGCGGCGGGTCGTCCGCATCAATCAGTGACCGTGTATGACGGCCTGGCCAACGCCGTCGGCGACAAAGCCAAGCTGGTCTACGCCCGTGGCGCCAACGTTAGCGATAACGCGCACATCCTCGAGTACCTGAATTTCATTGAGAAGGAAGTCGAGGTTGACCCTCGCCCCGCTCAGGAAATGATTGATGAAGCGGTCAAGACTGCCGAGCAGGCGGACGTGATCGTGGCGGTGGTAGGCGAATCCCGTGGCATGTCCCACGAAGCCGCGAGCCGCAGCAGCCTGAACATTCCAGGCAAACAACAGGATCTCATCAAGGCGCTAAAGGCCACTGGCAAGCCGTTGGTACTGGTATTGATGAATGGCCGTCCGCTGGTGTTGGTTGACGAAGTGCAACAGGCCGACGCGATGCTGGAAACCTGGTTCCCCGGCACCGAAGGCGGCAATGCCGTGGCTGACGTGCTGTTCGGCGACTACAACCCGTCCGGCAAACTGGCGATGTCCTTCCCGCGCTCTATCGGCCAGCTGCCGATTTACTACGCACACCTGAACACTGGTCGCCCGTACTCGCCGAAGAAGGAAGGCAACTACACCTCGCACTATTTCGAGGAAACCAACGGCCCGCTGTTCCCATTCGGGTTTGGCCTGAGCTACACCGACTTTGACGTTTCGGACATCACCCTGTCGGCCAGGGACCTGCCCCGCAAAGGCAAACTGACCGCCAGTGTGACCGTGAAGAACACCGGCAAAGTCGCAGGCGCAACGGTGGTTCAGCTGTACCTGCATGATGTGGCAGCGTCCATCAGCCGTCCGGTGAAAGAGCTCAAAGGCTTCGAGAAAGTGATGTTGCAGGCGGGCGAAGAGAAGGTCGTGACCTTCACCCTCAGCGAAGACGATTTGAAGTTTTACAACCCGCAACTGAAATACGCGGCAGAAGCGGGCGAGTTCAAGCTGATGATCGGCCTGGATTCCGAAGCGGTTAAAGAGACGAGTTTCAACTTGCTGTAA
- the adhB gene encoding Iron-containing alcohol dehydrogenase: MSSTFFIPAVNIMGLGCLDEAMQAIRKYGFLKALIVTDAGLAKAGLAAHIAGLLVEQGIDSVVYDGAKPNPTVSNVENGLALLRERECDFVISLGGGSPHDCAKGIALCATNGGHISDYEGVDLSKNPQLPLIAINTTAGTASEMTRFCIITDEARHVKMAIVDRNVTPLLSVNDPAMMARMPKSLTAATGMDALTHAIEAYVSTAANPITDACALKAMSLIAAYLPRAVNDGSDMEARENMAYAQFLAGMAFNNASLGFVHAMAHQLGGFYDLPHGVCNAVLLPHVQSFNASVSSARLTDVAHAMGADINGLSAEDGARAAIAAIRTLSASIDIPPGLTALGVKEDDFPILAANALKDACGLTNPRRADQQQIEGIFRSAL, from the coding sequence ATGAGCAGCACTTTTTTCATTCCCGCCGTTAACATCATGGGCCTGGGCTGTCTCGACGAAGCCATGCAGGCCATTCGCAAGTACGGATTTCTCAAGGCTCTGATCGTCACCGATGCCGGGCTTGCCAAAGCAGGGCTCGCCGCTCATATCGCCGGGTTGCTGGTGGAGCAGGGCATCGACTCGGTGGTCTACGATGGCGCCAAACCCAACCCCACCGTCAGCAACGTTGAAAACGGCCTGGCCCTGTTGCGTGAACGCGAGTGTGACTTCGTGATTTCCCTGGGCGGCGGCTCGCCCCACGACTGCGCCAAGGGTATTGCTCTGTGCGCCACCAACGGCGGGCACATCAGTGACTACGAAGGCGTGGACCTCTCGAAGAACCCGCAGCTGCCGCTGATCGCCATTAACACCACCGCAGGCACCGCCAGTGAGATGACGCGCTTTTGCATCATCACCGATGAAGCGCGCCACGTGAAGATGGCCATCGTCGACCGCAACGTCACGCCGCTGCTGTCGGTCAATGACCCGGCCATGATGGCCAGGATGCCCAAATCCCTGACCGCAGCCACAGGTATGGATGCGCTGACTCACGCCATTGAAGCTTACGTCTCTACCGCCGCCAACCCGATCACCGATGCCTGTGCGCTCAAGGCGATGTCGTTGATTGCCGCTTATCTGCCCCGTGCAGTGAATGACGGCTCGGACATGGAGGCGCGGGAAAACATGGCTTACGCGCAGTTCCTGGCGGGCATGGCGTTCAACAATGCGTCGCTGGGTTTCGTGCACGCCATGGCGCATCAGCTTGGTGGTTTCTACGACTTGCCCCACGGCGTGTGCAACGCGGTGTTGCTGCCTCACGTACAGAGCTTCAATGCGTCAGTGAGCTCGGCTCGCCTGACGGACGTTGCCCACGCCATGGGCGCTGATATTAACGGTTTGTCCGCAGAGGATGGCGCCCGGGCAGCCATTGCCGCGATCCGCACGCTGTCGGCTTCCATCGACATCCCGCCAGGTTTGACGGCGCTGGGAGTGAAGGAAGACGACTTCCCGATCCTGGCCGCCAATGCCTTGAAAGACGCCTGCGGCCTGACCAACCCGCGTCGTGCTGACCAACAACAAATAGAAGGGATTTTCCGTAGCGCACTGTGA